The following are from one region of the Arachis duranensis cultivar V14167 chromosome 10, aradu.V14167.gnm2.J7QH, whole genome shotgun sequence genome:
- the LOC107469278 gene encoding carbamoyl-phosphate synthase small chain, chloroplastic yields the protein MATKVLAFPVTVIDLSKRFGSKSPQPSSKVRVFTLRCSAGERPWKTSDARLVLEDGSIWKAKSFGATGTQVGEVVFNTSLTGYQEILTDPSYAGQFVLMTNPHIGNTGVNFDDEESRQCFLAGLVIRSLSISTSNWRCTETLGDYLAKRNIMGIYDVDTRAITRRLREDGSLIGVLSTDNSKTDEELLKMSQSWDIVGIDLISGVSCKTPHEWVDKTKQEWEFNSKVPQETFHVVAYDFGIKQNILRRLASYGCKITVVPSTWPASKTLKMKPDGVLFSNGPGDPSAVPYAVETVRDIIGKVPVFGICMGHQLLGQALGGKTFKMKFGHHGGNHPVRNLRTTHVEISAQNHNYAVDPATLPEGVEVTHINLNDGSCAGLAFPAKRIMSLQYHPEASPGPHDSDYAFREFVYLMRQEKRKKSEPQLSTV from the exons aTGGCGACAAAAGTGTTGGCTTTCCCTGTCACTGTGATTGACCTTTCCAAGCGTTTCGGTTCCAAGTCGCCACAACCCAGTTCCAAAGTTCGCGTTTTTACCCTCAGATGTTCTGCCG GAGAAAGACCTTGGAAGACATCAGATGCTAGACTTGTTTTGGAGGATGGATCAATCTGGAAAGCAAAGTCATTTGGGGCTACAGGAACCCAAGTTGGTGAAGTAGTTTTCAATACATCATTAACTGG GTATCAAGAAATTCTAACTGATCCTAGTTATGCTGGCCAGTTTGTGCTAATGACAAACCCACATATTGGTAACACTGGTGTAAATTTTG ATGATGAGGAGTCAAGACAATGCTTCCTTGCGGGTTTAGTAATTAGAAGCTTGAGTATCAG CACCTCAAACTGGAGATGTACAGAAACTCTAGGTGACTACTTAGCAAAAAGGAATATCATGGGAATTT ATGATGTTGATACACGTGCAATCACCCGCAGATTACGGGAAGATGGCAGCCTTATTGGTGTCTTGAGCACTGACAATTCCAAAACTGACGAAGAACTACTTAAGATGTCTCAATCTTGGGACATTGTTG gTATTGATCTTATAAGCGGAGTATCATGCAAAACTCCACATGAATGGGTTGATAAAACAAAGCAAGAATGGGAATTTAATTCTAAAGTGCCTCAGGAGACTTTCCAT GTTGTTGCCTATGATTTTGGAATAAAGCAAAATATACTCAGAAGACTCGCGTCTTATGGCTGCAAAATCACTGTTGTACCATCTACATGGCCAGCATCAAAAACTTTGAAGATGAAGCCAGATGGGGTGCTTTTCAGCAATGGCCCTGGAGATCCTTCTGCTGTTCCGTATGCTGTGGAGACAGTAAGGGATATTATAGGGAAGGTGCCTGTCTTTGGAATTTGCATGGGACATCAACTGCTTGGCCAAGCTTTAGGAGGCAAAACCTTTAAGATGAAATTTGGTCATCACGGAGGAAATCACCCTGTTCGCAACCTTCGAACAACCCATGTTGAGATTAGTGCTCAG AACCACAATTATGCGGTTGACCCTGCCACTTTGCCAGAAGGAGTGGAGGTTACTCATATTAACCTCAATGATGGAAGCTGTGCTGGTCTTGCCTTCCCTGCTAAGAGAATAATGTCTCTCCAGTACCACCCAGAAGCATCCCCAGGACCCCATGATTCGGATTACG CATTCAGGGAGTTTGTATATCTAATGAGgcaggaaaaaagaaagaaatctgAGCCCCAATTATCAACAGTGTAA